CTCCGGCGGGACGTCTCGCAGGACGTTCTTCACGGGCAGCGAGAGCGCGTCGATGACGAGGTCGCACGAGGTGTCGAGACAGACCAGTGTTCCGCCCTCCTCGACGAAGCGCCGCAACGACGCGACACCCTCCTCGCCCAGGCCGCCGGCGTACTCAGGTGGAACGCTGCCCGGGCGGTGCCCGGCGGCGAGCGAGTCGCCCTGCGCTCTCGGCAGCACGACAGTGTCGAACCGCGTTCGCAGGCCGCCGCGCCTGACGTCCCCGTCGGGCAGCGTCTCGAACGGAACCTCGTAGCGTTCGAGCAGGAGTCGCGTCCACCCTTCGTCGATGTTCGCGACCCACGGCTTGTAGAGGCCCACCCGACGTCGTTCGAGCGGCTGGCCGGCCGGCAGCGGACCGCGACGTGCGACGACGCGTACACCAAGCTCACTCGCCATCGCTCGCACCACGAGGTCGGTTCGGTCCGAGGCGGTCACGACGAGCGAGCCAGGCACGAACCGCACGCCGTCTGCCTCCATCGCCGTGTCGAGCGCCGCGGCCTCGAGGTCGGCCGCAACCGCGCGGTTCGCGGCGATCGTGCCGCCAACGCCGCGAGCGTCGACCAGGTAGTGCGTGGGCCGCTCGTCACCAGTGACGGGGGCTGCCTCGACGGCTGCGTGCGCCACCCGCTCCGCCCGTGGCACCGCGAACGGCTCGTCGATCTGGTCGACGGCGACGCCCATCTGCAGCGGCAGCGTCCAGCCGGCGACATCGTAGGGTCGCTCGGGGGGCGCCTCGGGTGTTCGCCGGCGCACCGGGTATGCCTGCCGCTCGAGCAGCGTCTTGGCATAAGCGCGGAAAGGCTGCGCCATCGGGACGATGACCGTGCCTGCCGGATACGTGCGCCCATCGGCCTCGAACGGCTCGAGGGCCCGCTCGACGTCGACGGCGCCACCCACGAGGACGGTCTGCAACGCGGCCGCCGCGTGCGGGTCGAACTGATTTGGCGGGATCACGAACGCGAACGGTCCACCTCTTGCGCCCGCTTCGACGGCGCGCCGCCCCATCGTCACGAAGCCGTCGACGATCTCGAAGCGGTAGCGCGATGCGGCCGACAGGAGGCCGCGCACCGCCGTCAGCTCGTACTCGACGATGTCGCGAAGCCGCCAGGTGCCGCCGGGCCAGGGGTTGGGGAAGTTGACCTGCGGGCGGTGGTCGGGCAGGCCGCGCGGGGACGAGGTGAGCTCGTCGCGGGTCACCTCGATCGGATCGGCGAGCCGCGCGCTCGCCGCTTCCGAGAGCAGGCACACCGTGTTGTGGCCGAGCGGCGCCGAGTCTTCGTAGCCGGGCGAGAAGTAGTCGAAGAGGGCGTTCTGGACGACGCCCTGCCGCCCTTCGCGCTCGAGGGCGAGCGACATCGCGTGGCCGAGCAGGCCGGCCGTGCGCCAGAGCAGCGGATCCGAGTTCGGGTCGATCGGGTCGTAGACGGGCGGCACGAAGAAGCGCGCCCCACGCGGCCCCATCTGGTGCAGCGACAGGAAGACCTGCGGGTGCCACTCCCGGTAGAAGAAGCGCGCGATGGCGCGGTTCTCGGCGAGGTTCAGCATGAACGCGTCGCGGTTGAGGTCGTGCCCGGCATACTCGTGATAGAGCCACGGCATCGGCGCGTTCGCAAACGCCGTGCCGCGCGTGCGCGCGTCCCAGTCGACGACGAGCTCGTGCCCATCCGGGTTGAGCGACGGGATGAGTACGACCACCACGTCGCGCAGCACGCGCAGCGTACCCGGCCCGTCGCTCGTCGCGAGCTCGTGCAGCAGTTCGTTGGCCATCTGCGTCGCGCCAATCTCCGAGGCGTGCACGCTGCAGCCGAGCGCGACGATGGCGGGGTGCGACGCGACCAGGCTGGCGGTGTCTTCCGGCGAGAGGCCGCGCGGATCGGCGAGGCGACGATTCACAGCCTGGATCTCGTCGAGCCGCGCGATGTTCTCCGGCGCGCTCACGATGGCGGCAATCATGCGCCGTCCCTCGGTCGACTCGCCCGTCGTCACGAGCTCGACGCGGTCGGAGGCCTCGGCCACCAGGGCGAAGTAGCGTTCGATGGCCGCCCATCCCGCCAGCCGCCCGTCGTCGCCCATTCGGAAGCCGAAGAACTCCGTGGGGGAAATGAGGGCCGAGGCGGCGGCTGCTGGCTGCGTCAGAGGGGCGAGCGCTTCGGCGGCGGCCTGGCTCGCCAGAGGTGGCGTTGGGACCAGCGCGACCTGCGCACCCGCAGCCGAGGGCGAGGCGGTCGTGGCGAGCAGCAGGGCGAAAAGGACCGAGCGCCGCGCAAGGCACAGGACTCGGCGTGAACCGAAGGACGCGACGGGCGGTGACATGGACACGCGGGCTCCAGGGGTTGAGGCGATGATAGCAGGGCCCGGTTGCCTTGACTTAGTCTGACGACTTAGTTCATTCTCGGATCATGCCGACCGAGGTCATGCAGGTCAACGTGCACGAGGCGAAGACGCACCTGTCGCAGCTGCTGGCTCGGGTGGCTGCCGGCGAGGAGATCGTCATCTCGAAGGCCGGACGTCCCGTGGCGCGCCTGGTGCCGTTTCGCGACGCCGGCCGGCCGCGCTTGTTGGGACAGGATCAGCACCTCTCTCACTACATCGCGCCTGACTTCGACGCGCCGCTTCCGGCCGAGATGCTCGACGCGTTCGACGGCGAGGCGAAGTGATGAGAGTGCTCCTCGACACGCAGTGCTGGCTCTGGATGAACCTGGCACCGGATCGACTCTCGTCAGGGGCTCGGGCGATCCTGTCGTCGCCGGACACCGAGCTCTGGCTCTCGGCGGCCAGCGTGTGGGAGATCGTGATCAAACATGCGCTTGGCAAGCTGAGGCTGCCGCTCACGCCCGGCGAGTACGTGACCAGCCGCATGACGCGCGACGGTGTGCGTCCCCTGGCCATCGGTGTCGATCACACGCTGAGGGTCGCGGACCTCGAGGCCCACCACCGGGACCCGTTCGACCGATTGCTGATCGCGCAGGCGCAGTGCGAGGAGGTCCCGATCATGACCAACGACCCGCAGTTCGCCGCGTACGGCATCGAGGTCGTCGAGGCCTGAAGGACCAACCCCACTTCCACAATCCGGCTGGGAACAGGTTCTTGCCTGCTGCGATCCGGCTTCCCGTGTACCATGGGCGCGTGGACCGGGACGACCTCAGGCAGTTCGCGCTGCGCGACTGGGCCGCAGTGGCCGAAGAGAAGGCGCGCTACTGGGCGGCACAGAAGGACGTCATGTCGTCGGCCGAGGCGCTTCGCCTTGGGGCCGAGTTGCGGGCCTACGTGAGCGCCTTGCGTCCGGACTGGCCCACGGATGCCGAGCGAGAAGCCGACCTCGATTCCCACGCGCGCGTGGCGAGCGCCCTTCGTGCCGTCTCCCACACCTCCCGTTGACCTGTTTCGCGCGCTGGCCGACGCCATGCAGCGCACCGGCGCCTCGTGGTACGTTTTCGGCGCGCAGGCCGTGCTCATCTGGGGCCGGCCTCGCCTCACCGCCGACATCGATGTCACCGTCAGGTTGGATCCTGAAGACCCCGGGCGACTCGTGCGCACGATGGGCGCATCGGGCTTCGCGCTGCGCGGGGTCGCGACCGCTGAATTCGTGGAGCAGACTCGCGTCCTGCCGTTCGTGCACACGAGCAGCCACTGGCCCGTCGACGTCGTGCTGGCTGGACCTGGCCTCGAGGAGCGGTTCTTGCGCGACGCGCGGCTCGTCGACGTCGGCGACGACGTTCGCGTGCCGGTCATCCGTGCGGAGGACTTGATCGTCACCAAGATTCTGGCGGGTCGTCCAAAGGACCTCGACGACGTGCGCGGCGTGCTCCTCGAGCAGCTCGATCGGATGGACGAAG
Above is a genomic segment from Acidobacteriota bacterium containing:
- a CDS encoding peptidase M14, producing the protein MSPPVASFGSRRVLCLARRSVLFALLLATTASPSAAGAQVALVPTPPLASQAAAEALAPLTQPAAAASALISPTEFFGFRMGDDGRLAGWAAIERYFALVAEASDRVELVTTGESTEGRRMIAAIVSAPENIARLDEIQAVNRRLADPRGLSPEDTASLVASHPAIVALGCSVHASEIGATQMANELLHELATSDGPGTLRVLRDVVVVLIPSLNPDGHELVVDWDARTRGTAFANAPMPWLYHEYAGHDLNRDAFMLNLAENRAIARFFYREWHPQVFLSLHQMGPRGARFFVPPVYDPIDPNSDPLLWRTAGLLGHAMSLALEREGRQGVVQNALFDYFSPGYEDSAPLGHNTVCLLSEAASARLADPIEVTRDELTSSPRGLPDHRPQVNFPNPWPGGTWRLRDIVEYELTAVRGLLSAASRYRFEIVDGFVTMGRRAVEAGARGGPFAFVIPPNQFDPHAAAALQTVLVGGAVDVERALEPFEADGRTYPAGTVIVPMAQPFRAYAKTLLERQAYPVRRRTPEAPPERPYDVAGWTLPLQMGVAVDQIDEPFAVPRAERVAHAAVEAAPVTGDERPTHYLVDARGVGGTIAANRAVAADLEAAALDTAMEADGVRFVPGSLVVTASDRTDLVVRAMASELGVRVVARRGPLPAGQPLERRRVGLYKPWVANIDEGWTRLLLERYEVPFETLPDGDVRRGGLRTRFDTVVLPRAQGDSLAAGHRPGSVPPEYAGGLGEEGVASLRRFVEEGGTLVCLDTSCDLVIDALSLPVKNVLRDVPPEKFFCPGSLLTLDVDTAHRLGHGLPERAAALFAYSAAYEVTDPTVASIGARYGEGDPLLSGWLEGAEVIAGRAAIVEVRHGRGRVVLLGFRVQHRAQSLGTFRFLFNALR
- a CDS encoding type II toxin-antitoxin system Phd/YefM family antitoxin; amino-acid sequence: MPTEVMQVNVHEAKTHLSQLLARVAAGEEIVISKAGRPVARLVPFRDAGRPRLLGQDQHLSHYIAPDFDAPLPAEMLDAFDGEAK
- a CDS encoding type II toxin-antitoxin system VapC family toxin, which codes for MRVLLDTQCWLWMNLAPDRLSSGARAILSSPDTELWLSAASVWEIVIKHALGKLRLPLTPGEYVTSRMTRDGVRPLAIGVDHTLRVADLEAHHRDPFDRLLIAQAQCEEVPIMTNDPQFAAYGIEVVEA
- a CDS encoding nucleotidyltransferase; this translates as MPSPTPPVDLFRALADAMQRTGASWYVFGAQAVLIWGRPRLTADIDVTVRLDPEDPGRLVRTMGASGFALRGVATAEFVEQTRVLPFVHTSSHWPVDVVLAGPGLEERFLRDARLVDVGDDVRVPVIRAEDLIVTKILAGRPKDLDDVRGVLLEQLDRMDEASIRDTLAMLEEALGVSDLLPVLEVELTRARRLRSTRGRRQP